A genomic stretch from Aedes albopictus strain Foshan chromosome 2, AalbF5, whole genome shotgun sequence includes:
- the LOC109423816 gene encoding aldehyde dehydrogenase, dimeric NADP-preferring isoform X2, with protein sequence MNIADTVQQLHTAFATGKTRNVEFREKQLKNLLRMYEENHDKMARVLAQDLRKHKQEAYLMEIDYMINDLRSIIFNLRDWAKPEKPKKTFVNMMDEVKIYNDPYGVVLVIGAWNYPLQVTLVPVAAAMAAGNCVLIKPSEVAPATSKFIAETIPKYLDQECYRVIEGGVKETSEILKQKFDHVFYTGSGRVGKIIHQACSESLTPCTLELGGKSPCYLDSSADIPIATRRILWGKFVNVGQTCIAPDYVLCTKDVQNKFLQEATSVLKEWYGENPRQSPDLSRIINEQHFKRLSAMLQGANVAIGGETDANDKYIAPTIVVDAKDTDLVMQDEIFGPILPIVNVQNAYEAIQFINSRDKPLAMYLFSKNQADRELIISNTSCGGICVNDTMGHFAVETLPFGGVGPSGMGSYHGKYGFDTFTHKKSCLVKNFSPVGEKLASSRYPPYSDKKLSFLSMLLKKRQGFSLNLLPYALMFGLGVASAMLVRTISEDA encoded by the exons ATGAACATAGCAGAC ACTGTTCAACAACTTCACACTGCATTTGCAACAGGAAAAACTAGAAATGTCGAATTTAG GGAGAAACAACTCAAGAATTTACTGCGAATGTACGAAGAGAACCATGACAAAATGGCAAGAGTTTTGGCTCAGGACCTTCGGAAGCACAAGCAGGAGGCCTATCTGATGGAAATTGACTACATGATAAACGATCTGCGCAGCATCATATTCAACCTTCGTGACTGGGCCAAGCCAGAGAAACCGAAGAAGACTTTCGTGAACATGATGGACGAAGTCAAGATTTACAATGATCCGTACGGAGTTGTGTTGGTCATCGGCGCGTGGAACTATCCTCTGCAAGTGACACTAGTGCCGGTGGCTGCTGCTATGGCTGCAGGTAACTGCGTCCTGATCAAGCCCAGCGAAGTGGCTCCAGCTACGTCAAAGTTCATAGCTGAGACCATTCCAAAATATTTGGATCAG GAGTGCTATCGGGTAATAGAAGGCGGAGTAAAGGAAACTTCGGAGATTTTAAAACAGAAGTTTGATCACGTCTTCTACACTGGATCAGGTCGGGTTGGTAAGATTATTCACCAGGCATGCTCCGAAAGCCTGACACCGTGTACACTTGAGCTGGGAGGCAAGAGTCCGTGCTACTTGGACAGTTCAGCAGATATTCCTATTGCCACCAGACGAATTCTGTGGGGCAAATTTGTCAATGTAGGTCAAACTTGCATTGCTCCGGATTATGTTCTTTGTACGAAGGATGTCCAGAATAAGTTCCTGCAAGAGGCTACCTCAGTTCTAAAAGAATGGTACGGAGAGAATCCCCGACAAAGTCCAGATTTAAGTCGCATCATCAATGAGCAACATTTTAA GCGTTTGAGTGCCATGCTGCAGGGGGCAAATGTAGCAATTGGTGGAGAGACTGATGCCAATGACAAATACATCGCTCCAACTATCGTAGTAGATGCGAAAGACACAGATTTGGTTATGCAGGATGAGATATTTGGTCCAATTTTACCCATCGTTAATGTACAGAATGCTTATGAGGCTATTCAGTTCATCAATTCTCG AGACAAGCCATTGGCAATGTACCTTTTCAGTAAAAACCAGGCGGACAGAgagttgatcatttcaaacacaTCCTGCGGTGGAATCTGTGTCAACGATACTATGGGACACTTTGCAG TTGAGACCCTGCCGTTCGGAGGTGTGGGCCCCAGTGGAATGGGATCCTATCATGGAAAGTATGGGTTCGACACGTTTACGCACAAAAAATCTTGCTTGGTGAAGAATTTCAGTCCAGTTGGCGAGAAGTTGGCTTC GTCACGTTACCCTCCATACTCCGACAAAAAACTGTCATTCTTGAGCATGTTGCTGAAGAAAAGACAAGGTTTTTCGTTAAATTTACTACCATACGCTCTAATGTTTGGACTCGGAGTTGCTTCCGCAATGCTCGTTAGAACCATTTCAGAG GATGCCTAA
- the LOC109423816 gene encoding aldehyde dehydrogenase, dimeric NADP-preferring isoform X1, whose amino-acid sequence MNIADTVQQLHTAFATGKTRNVEFREKQLKNLLRMYEENHDKMARVLAQDLRKHKQEAYLMEIDYMINDLRSIIFNLRDWAKPEKPKKTFVNMMDEVKIYNDPYGVVLVIGAWNYPLQVTLVPVAAAMAAGNCVLIKPSEVAPATSKFIAETIPKYLDQECYRVIEGGVKETSEILKQKFDHVFYTGSGRVGKIIHQACSESLTPCTLELGGKSPCYLDSSADIPIATRRILWGKFVNVGQTCIAPDYVLCTKDVQNKFLQEATSVLKEWYGENPRQSPDLSRIINEQHFKRLSAMLQGANVAIGGETDANDKYIAPTIVVDAKDTDLVMQDEIFGPILPIVNVQNAYEAIQFINSRDKPLAMYLFSKNQADRELIISNTSCGGICVNDTMGHFAVETLPFGGVGPSGMGSYHGKYGFDTFTHKKSCLVKNFSPVGEKLASSRYPPYSDKKLSFLSMLLKKRQGFSLNLLPYALMFGLGVASAMLVRTISEKDA is encoded by the exons ATGAACATAGCAGAC ACTGTTCAACAACTTCACACTGCATTTGCAACAGGAAAAACTAGAAATGTCGAATTTAG GGAGAAACAACTCAAGAATTTACTGCGAATGTACGAAGAGAACCATGACAAAATGGCAAGAGTTTTGGCTCAGGACCTTCGGAAGCACAAGCAGGAGGCCTATCTGATGGAAATTGACTACATGATAAACGATCTGCGCAGCATCATATTCAACCTTCGTGACTGGGCCAAGCCAGAGAAACCGAAGAAGACTTTCGTGAACATGATGGACGAAGTCAAGATTTACAATGATCCGTACGGAGTTGTGTTGGTCATCGGCGCGTGGAACTATCCTCTGCAAGTGACACTAGTGCCGGTGGCTGCTGCTATGGCTGCAGGTAACTGCGTCCTGATCAAGCCCAGCGAAGTGGCTCCAGCTACGTCAAAGTTCATAGCTGAGACCATTCCAAAATATTTGGATCAG GAGTGCTATCGGGTAATAGAAGGCGGAGTAAAGGAAACTTCGGAGATTTTAAAACAGAAGTTTGATCACGTCTTCTACACTGGATCAGGTCGGGTTGGTAAGATTATTCACCAGGCATGCTCCGAAAGCCTGACACCGTGTACACTTGAGCTGGGAGGCAAGAGTCCGTGCTACTTGGACAGTTCAGCAGATATTCCTATTGCCACCAGACGAATTCTGTGGGGCAAATTTGTCAATGTAGGTCAAACTTGCATTGCTCCGGATTATGTTCTTTGTACGAAGGATGTCCAGAATAAGTTCCTGCAAGAGGCTACCTCAGTTCTAAAAGAATGGTACGGAGAGAATCCCCGACAAAGTCCAGATTTAAGTCGCATCATCAATGAGCAACATTTTAA GCGTTTGAGTGCCATGCTGCAGGGGGCAAATGTAGCAATTGGTGGAGAGACTGATGCCAATGACAAATACATCGCTCCAACTATCGTAGTAGATGCGAAAGACACAGATTTGGTTATGCAGGATGAGATATTTGGTCCAATTTTACCCATCGTTAATGTACAGAATGCTTATGAGGCTATTCAGTTCATCAATTCTCG AGACAAGCCATTGGCAATGTACCTTTTCAGTAAAAACCAGGCGGACAGAgagttgatcatttcaaacacaTCCTGCGGTGGAATCTGTGTCAACGATACTATGGGACACTTTGCAG TTGAGACCCTGCCGTTCGGAGGTGTGGGCCCCAGTGGAATGGGATCCTATCATGGAAAGTATGGGTTCGACACGTTTACGCACAAAAAATCTTGCTTGGTGAAGAATTTCAGTCCAGTTGGCGAGAAGTTGGCTTC GTCACGTTACCCTCCATACTCCGACAAAAAACTGTCATTCTTGAGCATGTTGCTGAAGAAAAGACAAGGTTTTTCGTTAAATTTACTACCATACGCTCTAATGTTTGGACTCGGAGTTGCTTCCGCAATGCTCGTTAGAACCATTTCAGAG AAGGATGCCTAA